GTCGCGCAGGCCGTGAAGCCCGCGTTCATGATGAAGTTCTGGCCGAAGACGTGAAACAGCGGGAGGAACAAGGCCAAGCGATCCCGCCGCGTGAAACCCGCGTGGTGGACCGTCGCATACATGTTGGACACGACGTTCCCGTGCGTCAAGACGGTGCCCTTGGGAAACCCCGTCGTGCCCGAGGTATACAGCAGGACGGCAGGGGCATCCGGGTGCATCTCCAGAGCCCCGACCTCAGCGGTCCCTTGGGCCATCCAGCCATCCAAGAGGACGTTGCCCCCAGGGTCGCCTGCGCACACGATCACGGCCTCCAGCGCGGGGCATTCCCCGCGAGGAATGTTGGGAAGGAGATCGCCAACGGTGAACAGCATCTTCGAGCCCGAGTCGTTGAGAATGTACTTGACTTCATCCGACTTGAAGAGGGCATTGATCGACACGACCACGGCCCCCGATTTCAATGCCGCGACGTAGCACAGCGCGAATGCCGGGGTGTTCGGGAGGTACAACGCCACGCGGTCGCCCGCCTCCACGCCGTGCGCCCTGAGCGCGCTCGCAAGCCGGTTGGCTCCGGTGTTCAGATCGGCATAGCCGATGGACGTCCCTTCGAACAGGATCGC
This portion of the bacterium genome encodes:
- a CDS encoding AMP-binding protein — its product is MNIAQHVERAARFFPDHPAILFEGTSIGYADLNTGANRLASALRAHGVEAGDRVALYLPNTPAFALCYVAALKSGAVVVSINALFKSDEVKYILNDSGSKMLFTVGDLLPNIPRGECPALEAVIVCAGDPGGNVLLDGWMAQGTAEVGALEMHPDAPAVLLYTSGTTGFPKGTVLTHGNVVSNMYATVHHAGFTRRDRLALFLPLFHVFGQNFIMNAGFTACAT